The Lolium perenne isolate Kyuss_39 chromosome 6, Kyuss_2.0, whole genome shotgun sequence genome segment TCTATCAACATCTACCATGTAAAGTCAATGTCATTAGATACATCATTACATATGTTTTCATATTGTATCTACATAACATCATGTGGTTCTAAGCAATTTTCTCTATAAGCTTGGTCAAGCTTTATATCGCTAGACTTAAGAAATAAAAATATAAGCCTTAGTATCATAGTTTATCTGTCTTTCTCCCTAGATTGTAAGAGGAAAAGAACATGGATCTCGGTTTTTCCATGATTTCACTCTCAGTGGTCTACTATTaattactacctccgtttcaaggtataaggcgcacgcgtattccaagacaaattttgaccataaaaattgaggaaCAAAATATTGATTATATGATATGTAATTACTAGCATAGTTGggattgaaaagcactttctaatgatgctaatttcatacaaacaatctttacgTATTTggagtaattcttggtcaaacaaaaagcacgtaaaacaAGAACGacttattccttgaaatggaggtagtaccATTTGTGTTATGGTCAGCTTAGTAGAATTTTGTATTGAATCTATACGGCTATATTGTTTGAACTTGAACTGGATTAACGCATCCATATCTCTGATATTTCCTAGGATCAACAAGATAAAACCAAACACGAAGCTGAGGATCTCCAGGCTACAATACTATTATTTAGGTATCGAAGGAAGAAAGTAATCCTCAACATCAGCGCGCACGTGTACCGGCTCCCCAAGCCCCTTCTCATCAAGCTGGCCGACCAGCTAGAGGTGCTGCAGCTCGGCCGGTGGGGGAATTACGACGACGAGACATACATGGAGGTGGGGGCTCTGGAGTCTCTAAGCTCCATCGGAAAGCTCAAGAACCTCCGGTACCTCAGCCTGCGCGGGCTGTCCCGGCTGACGGACCTCCCGTCGGAGCTCCGGCAGCTGCGGCGGCTGGCCATCCTGGACGCGCGCGGGTGCCAGAACCTGGTAAGCGTGCCGTCGGCGACCGTGCAGAAACTCAAGGGACTAACCCACCTGGACCTCACCGAGTGCTTCATGCTGGAGCACATCGGGCGTGGGGTGAGCGCCCTGTCTGAGCTGCGGGTGTTCAAGGGCTTCGTGTTCGGCGTCGGGAAGCGGCGGCGCGACGCGTGCAGGCTGCAACACCTCGCGAAGCTAAAGAAGCTCCGGAAGCTCAACATCAACGTCAccaccgacgccaacgtggagaaAGACGAGATGGCGCAGCTTGGGAAGCTCGCCAGCCTCGAATCGCTGACGGTGACGTGGGGTGAGTGGCCGAGCGTACTGCTCGACGATTGCAAGAAAGATCAGATGGATGAACTCCGCAAGAGGTGGACCAGCCTCAGGCTACCGCCGGGGCTCGAGAAGCTGGACGTACGGTGCTACCCCGACCCCGAGCTGCCGGTGAAGAGGTGGCTCCATGTCAATGGTCGTACGAATCTCAAGAAGCTCTACGTCAGAGGCGGGGAGGTGGAAGAACTCGACATTCCCATCGATAACAATATCGAGACCCTGCGACTGAGGTACCTCAACAAGTTCAGGATGAATTGGACGACTGAACTGCTCCCTAAGTTGAATGGGAATTTGAAGCGCATTAAGCGTGTGGAGGTTGTGGATAAGGACCTAAAGGTGATGAGGAATCAAACCAAGGGCAAGGGTGAGGACAAGTTGAAGAATGAGAACGAGAAGAAGAAGGTGAACGAAGAAGTAGAACGAGATCTCGTTCTAGATAAGGATCTATCTCGAAAAATTAAGAGGCGGATGAAGATACCAGAGTCCACCATCGATGAGAATGGGGTGTGGGTGAAGGATCCCAAGGAAGAAGATGCTGCTGCTGACACGACGCCACAGGATGATCCCCGAAAAGCAGAAGCTGCTGCTCATACGACGCCACAGGATGGTCCCCGAAAACAAGAAGCTGCTGCTGAGACGACGCCACAGGATGATCCCCGAGTACCACAAGCTGCTGCTGATAATACGGCGCCAAAGGATGATCCCCGAGAATATGCAGCTGCTGACGGTACGGCGCCAAAGGATGGTCCCCGAAAAGAAGAAGCTGCTCCAGGAGCTGCAGCCAAGGCCGAAAATGGCGATGACGGCAAAGTTCAAACAGGTTCGTCCTAACTCCTAAATCCTGATCTGATCAAATCATGAAAACGTGGGTCTAATTCAAATGTTGTGCCTTACTACTAGGAAATCAAGTTTTCCACAGACCCATATGTATTGCACGCCAAGCAGTCCTAAACATTATGGCAAAATAGTAATCGCACTATTGCTTGTTTAATTTTGTAGAAGTCAAAGGGAAACAAAGCAGCCTGATCAAAGGCCCCCGAGGAGAAAATGAGCAAGCTGCACAGGAAGATAGAGGAGATACTAGTGAAAAGAAGAAAGTTGACGGTGGAGATGGTGTTAAGGAAGAGAAAGACAACATAAGGACGGTCAAAGATAAAGAACACGGTATCATTAAGAGGGACGCAGAAGAACATGAGCCTACTGTAGTTGAGAACAGGATGCAGGAGAGGGGTGAGAAGGAACTGAAAGAGGGCGTGGAGAAGAGAGCGTCGCCCACACTTGACGTGGCCCAGACTGcggctccatggagcggcggaaaGATCAAAGATACCGTCATCGATAATTTCACACACAAAATAAGTGGTATATTACTAACTAGCCATATAGGCATGCCAAGTCTTCAAAAATTGTACTAGACCGAAACTATCAACACTATACTTGGTTTTGTAGAAGTCAAAGAAGAGCCCGATGACAGAGTGAGAGGTGCtaaaggacaagacgagccacctACCAAGGAAGACAAGGGAGACGCCGGCGAGATCAGAAAGTTTGATGGCGGCGATGCTGATGAACCGCAAGCAGGTCTGCCTTCTCGAAAGAGAACGACACCGATAAGTATTGTCTGTACTGGCTTATAATAAGGCTCCTCTGACAGTAGTGCTTGCTTCCGCGGAAGGTGAAGACGAAGGACATAAAGGGGATAGCAAAGTGTTCGACATGGTCGAAGAGCAACCCACTGTCGGGCAAGACGGAGGCGGCGGCGTTACAAGCGCAGCCGATGTGACGAGCTCGCTGGCGCCACAACCGCCCGAACCTGAGGACGAAGAGAACCCTGCAAAATTAATCGCACCTGCAAAAATAACTGCTCGTACGGTGACTCCCCCAGCATTCCCGCCTGCAGCTACCAGCGTTGCTCCGGCCGCCGCCGTCCAAGCTGCCGCGGAGCCCAAGGAACATGGGATTACTGGCCACGGCGACGGATCCACTTCCACAGGCACCGCCGGTACAGAATAGCATATAGCAGAACCAGTGCATCTGCATCTGCATCTGCATAAGGTACAAAAAGTTCTCCAATCCAATCAGCCTATATAAGAGATCTGAACTTCCCTACACTCCACAGTGATCGTACCGTGGTTGTTTCATAAGGGATAGGATGAGCTAACTTGTGTGCAATTTGTTCGGTTGTTCCTGCAGGTGCAATTTGTTCGGTTGTTGGATAGGGGATGGTGAGCTATTCTGAAGGACACCTTTGGGTTCAACCATTCGGTCGCGAGGGAAGTTGACACGTGGAAACACAGGCTATCCTTGTTGCCGATGATGTACTTACTAATTACTACTACATGGGTTCAGCCATTAGTACGTGAGAGTTTCGTTTCTTATATTTTATAACAGAGAAAGTAAACATGTGTAATCTCAGATTTCTTACGCATGCATTTTAATTGTGTAAATACACCTACAAACCAATAAGATGTGGCTTCCTTTGCTAAATCTGTGGCCAGCTAGAGTTTTTTCTTCGTTATCCTATTCTCTGCAACAACAGTACAAACCGATACTAAGAACACTGTTGTGCTGAAATGGCATGTTGTCTACGTTTTTTTTCTGTCCGCCACCATATTCATGTCACTGATGTGGGGCCTCAAAATAAATAATCCACCCCTTGCATCTCAGTGCTCTAGCCACCTCCTTCTATTGCTTTCAGAGTCGGGCTTGTCGTGTTGCGCTCTCTCCTCTCCTGCAGTTCGTTGCATCCGCCATTGGTCGTGAGCTGCAGGGCTTCATCTTCCCGCCGGTGGTGCGATGAGGGATTAGCTCCCCGTTGCGCGACCGGTCTCCCGCATCGGCTTCTGCCGAGGCTCCACCTCTCGCCACTCCCCCAGGCCTCCTCTAACATCAGATGGCACTCACGGTGGAATCAGCAGCGGCCAGTCTCTTGCCATGGGACGCTCTGGCCCATGGAGCTCCTTCGTCTCTAGAAAGGCCGACGTTGATGATGGCGACCTAGACCCTCTGGTTAAAAGCGCGGTTGAAGTAAAGTAAAAGTGGTATTGTAGAGCCATGGTTAGAAATCGGACCGGACCGGCGGTCCAACCGGAAAAAAACCGGATACAGTGCCTTTGTCGGTTTTTTAAGCACACTGGACCGCATGCGCTGGTGGGCCCGAATAAACCAGCTAAACCGCGGTCAAACCACCGGGTTCACGCACTAAACCGGGAATCTGGTTCGACTGGTTCAATTGGCTGAGTGTTGTAAAAATTTAATAGCATGCAATAGGATTCAAACCCAGCACCTCACTTCCAAATACAGAGTGGAGTGATGCCGAGGACCAGCTGGTCTGGTGTCACTTGATGTTTTTTTGAGAGATATACTTCTTTTCTATAAGATCTATAAGGCATCCTTGAAAGTTCAATGGCTACAGTATATGTATGGGCTTTCTGCCGGCTTGCATTGCATGTAAACTTCGTATACGCATATAGGCAGTATAGGATGTTGTAGCTTTTAGTTGGACGCCTGGTAGGATGTTAGTCTTAGACACATCAAAAGTTAACAAGTTGTTGATCAGCAGCTGATATCATTATGTGGATTATTATGCCAAATTGCAAGTCTAAATTGTTTTAAAcaaataattatataattaatgcaTCATTTGCAAGTAAAAATATATTACTTTCTATCTAAAAAACCAGACAGTGAACCAGTGGTCCAACCGGTGAAAACCTGAGCCGACGATCTCACCGGTTCGATCAccggtccggtttttaaaactatgcgCGTAGGTGATCATGAAAGGATGAAAAAATATGGTAGTACGGACAATCACCGGTGATAAGGAGGGATGAAAAAAAAAGATGGTAGTATAGTATAGAAGTACCACTACACTGTAGCTGCACTGCCCGGAGTGAGGCAGCTACGGTGACTAGAGTGAGGATAGAGCGCGCCGGCTTTAAAATGTAACAAGCGGCAGAGAAAGTTTTGTTTTTGCAGAGCCGAAGAGAGGGTTGTAGTATTTTCCCCGGCTAAAAAGAGATggcagattttttttttaaaatgggGGTATTCCCCGGCTTCTGTATCATGACGATGCACACGGCCATTTATTAAAAGAATGTTCAAAATATCATTGTTTGCAACTCACGCAACCTCGAAGATTGATACAATAATCAACCATCGACAAAAGCACAAAAACACATACTATGACTACACATCAGCATAGCCTTCTAGTATGTCGCCAACCagtctggcacaagatatcctgagcgaccatcaggagccgtgtgcatccagaaaccatggcATCCCGCTGCCCCTCCGGAGAGAGTAGAGCCCACAGCTGGACCTAGTGAGaaaccatatggataacctgcaagaaatgaaaaaatgtttttttattaaaaattataCCATTCCTGACCCTCCAAacagaccaacataaagcagaaaccccaatccggttAAAAGGCTTAGATTGTCTACCtcctccatttaaccaattactaAACATATTAGTAACATTTGTAGGAGGTGGAAGATCATATGTAAAGTTAACCGTACGCCATAAGAGCTTAGCTAAAGGGCATTCAATAAAAAGGTGTTGAATGGTCTCCTGTTccccacagaaaacacatttgGTACACCCATTCCAATGACGCTTAGCTAGATTGTCCTTAGTTAATAATACcttattagagcatctctaacagagcccgtaaaaggcccaaaaccgaaaaataaccACCGTTTTACGGGTTCGGGGCGAAAAACAGCGCCGATCAGTGACCGAAAACGGCCCAAAACCGAAAATATTTTTTCGGGCTGCGTTCGGTTCGCTCCGtcggcctgtatttgtaggggccGACGGAGTGAACCGAACGCAGCCCGAACACAATCCCTAATTTGCGTGCGAGGGAACCTTCAGCTCGTCCCAACCACCGCCGCCCCAGCCGATATGTGCGCCCTCGCTTCCTCTGCGCCGCCAACCTCCGATTTGTCCCCGATGAGTCTCGAATCGACCCCGCCGGCCGCCGTTTCTACCCCGCCGGCGCCGGCACCGTCTCCCGTGGTCGCCGCCTCTTCCGCCGCTCCACCAACAATCCCGGCCACCGCTCCAACCCCTGTGACCCCCGCGGTCTCGTCGACGACtgcggcgaagaggcggcgcgcgggAACGCATCTGCTCCCACAAGCCGGTGCAGGGGCGGTCCCCGGTGGTGGGTCGGCGGTGAAGCCGAAGGCCGTCCGTGCGAGACCGAAGAGTTCGGCTCCGAAAAGGACCAAAGTGAAGGCGGTGACTGGCCGTGGCCCCGCGCCTCCCTGCCCATCtccgcctacgccgccgccgcctccggaaGCCACCGCGGCCGCCGCCCATCCCGTGCTCGATGATGGCGCAGCAAGGTACACATGAACTTTCCTCCATTTTTTCCATTCAAACCCGTACTGAGGCCTCGTCAAATTAGGAACGATTCCACCACGTACATGGAGATGTTGGGGGAGGTGAACATTAACCCACTCCCGCCATTCGGCAACGAGAACTACTGCGcggaagaaggggaagaaggggaagaaggggaagaaggggACGAGGGGGAAGAGGACGATGGTGTGGTGCAGGTCACGGCCGATGGAAGTCGGAAGAAGAGGCGGGCCAACAACTACACGGAGATTGAAGACGCCACCTTGTGCCGGGCTTGGGCCTCCGTGGGGATGGATGTTGTCTCCGGCACGGATCAAACAGGCAAGCGCTACTGGCAGCGCATCGAGGACAAGTTCCACAAACTCATGTCGCGTGTTCACCATCCTGTCGATCACACCTACCGATCCCTCCAAGGTCGTTGGGACGCGATCAAACCGGCGTGTAGCCGGTGGGCAGCAGCAATGGACCAAGTGGTGTCCAATCCTCCTAGCGGCGCAACTGTCGACGAATATGTGAGTGCATACTTCAGAAATTAATTCTAGTTTTAGCGTCGGCGAGATATTGACGATTTGTTGGTTCCTTTTGCATATGTAGGATCGCATTGCTGATGCTAGGTACAGAGACATGGCCGGCAGCAAGGGCAAGAGCTTCACCATGCGTCATTGTTTTGATGTGCTCCAATACCTTCCCAAGTGGAAGTTGAGGGATGAAGAGGTCGCTCCGAAGAAGGCTGCGATGGTTGCGCTCGACGACACCGAGGACGAGAAGGATGGCAGGAACGCCGACAAGCCTGAGGGGAACAAGAAAGCGAAGGAAAGGATGAGGCTCGAGGGGGAGGCTGCATTGTTGAGGGACAAGTTTGATCAAATGATGAAGTCGAAGGAGGTGATAGCGACCAAGACTTTGGAGACCAAGCGTGTCATCATCGAGACGAAGAAGGAGGTGAGCCTTGCAAAGCTTGAAGCCAGCCGAGAGGAAGCAAAGGCCAAAGCCAAGTTGGAGGAGATGAGGATCGATGTGAAGAAGGCCAAAGCAACGAAGCTACTATTGGCCGAAGAGAGGGAAATCATGATGATGAACATGAAGGAAATGAATGAGGTTCAGCTGGAGTGGTGGAAGGAGGCCTCGGCGGAGATCACGGCGAGGCGAAGAGCTGCTCGTCAACAGGCAACTGCTGCTGCCGATGTGCATCCAGGAGGTGGTGCCGATGTGACTCCTGGAGCTGCCGATGTTGCTGATGGCGGTACTGCCTATGTTTGATGCCGGCGGTTAGATCTGATGGTGAACTATGAGCTGTGTCATTTGGTTGTGTCATTTGATGTCTGCACTATGAACTATTCATGATTTGTTTGTGTTTTAAACGTTCAGCTTTGATCGATCATATGCAAATCAATTTCATAAACCTTGTTTTTACGGGTTCGGAAGCCCCAGGCGCAGAACAGAGCCCGTAACGAAAACCGAAAAACAGTATTCTGTTTTTCGGTTTTCGTTACGGGCTCTGTTCTGCGCCTGCCATTTTCCGGCCCATAAACACGAGTTCAGTGCACCGAACTCGTGTTTTTCGGTTCCActttttacgggctctgttagagatgctcttacccaAGAACCACATGAAGATCTTTATCTTTAGCGGGATTTTAACCTTTCATAGATACTTCCTGAGGAAAGGGGTATGGTCACACATAAGATCTTCATACATCGATTTCACTGTAAACAAACCATTTGTTGTCAAATTCCATACAAAGCGATCCTCCTCTTCATTCAATTGTATCATCATAAGTCTCCGACATAATTGCAACCAGGAAGTCCATTTATTACCAACTAACACATGTCGGAATGTAATATTTAGAGGGGACTGGGCTAACACCTGAGCCACTGTAAAAACTTCGAAGACTCCTTCTTCAGCAACTTCATCGGCACCTATCGCCgttcgggtcgcccccagcagctggagatgtgcaagcagggcccggacgagatagatcgcgcgtacctaacgcgctggtgcgaaatgcgcaactcctgcgaggacgtgcacgagatccaggccatcaacttcttcatggccggctgccggcccaacacgatGATGTGGCACAAGATGTGTCGCAGCGATCCCAAGACCAAGGCGGCACTaatggccatcgcggacaagtacgcgctggctaaggaagccggcaaggctccGACTGACGTGTCACCGGCTCCGACTCGGTGTGaccacaacaagccggccgaaggGGCCtcccatggcagccggcgggacaactaccacgGCAAGCGGCCTAGCGACCAGCCGGATCACCGGTATGGCTCCTCCCATGTGGCAGCCGTGACATACCATGCGGCGGCTGGCGGCAACCGGCGCCAGAAGCAGgaccggccctggaagccgaagtacacatttgagcagatgctcgattcgtcgtgcaagtaccacagcggcaagaacccctccaaccacaccagccgcgactgccacttcaccaAGCGGCTGAACAGCGGCGAGCCGctgccgcctccacctccacccccaccagccggcgggccgggtggccaagccggcgcagagaacgccaacctcgagcaccacgaggctaaccaagtgcaccatggccggtacctaaccgaggatgccacctacatcatcttcaccaccGAGCCGGAGGACagaacgagccagcagagccgttccctcgaagtcaacgcggtcataccaccGGTCCCCCCGAACCTCAACTGGTCAGAGCATGCCATCACTTTTGATTGCCGAGACACACCAGCTGTCCTGccaaagccgggcagctacgccatggtcctcgaccctacCATCGGCACAAGCCGGCGCAGCATGCGATTCTCGCGCATCCTcatcgatggcggcagcagcatcaacatcctcaaccgcgacacaacccgcaagctgggcatccaggagggtgaactgcgccccacccccaccgtcttccacggcatcgtgcTAGGTCATTCGTgacagccgattggccggatcacgctagAAGTCATGTTCAGCAAGCCAGACCACTTCCGCACGGAGAaggtcgagttcgaggtggtggacctggtCAGTCCCTACCATGTGCTCCTAGGCCgttcggccctgaccaagttcatggtggtgccccactacgggtacctcaaaatgaagctgcctggcccaaaAGGTGTCattaccatagccggcgactaccgccgctccatggagtgtGCCacacagagctccaagatggctcagacgctggtcatcgctgccaagaagcagctcatccacaacACCGTCGCCatggccaaagccgcgcagacggacatgccagttgtaggcaacccggctgggacgactcacttccagccgacaAATGACatgaagaagatcctgctggacccggcgcagccggacaagttcgtcaccatcggtgccggcttgaacaacaaataggaaagcgagctcaccagcttcttccgtgagaatcggaacatctttgcatggtctccaagggacatgtcgggtgtgccgagggagttggctgagcaccacctccacgtcaggccaGAGGCGAAGCCGGTGAAGCAACCCCTTcgtcgcttcgccgaagaaagaaggaaggtcaTTGGTGAAGAAATCGCTCAGCTCCTAGCATTcggactggttggcaaacccagtcctggttTTGAATAAGAactgctcc includes the following:
- the LOC127334547 gene encoding uncharacterized protein isoform X2, which codes for MAEPGAEAAGGMTAPPPPPLPQNSDTPVGDATTTPPLLTDTADPVTPASTPTPPPHQTAAAETAGQPEPHQPPIQTEASGATSPQTQRQTRIGEVAGTPQLTPPPPPTPTQKSDTAVDDVTTPTPLQTETADPDTPGSTPTPPPQNQTAAAEASGAASPPTQRQTGTGEVAGSSLLTQTLSQEKTVAAGAENHLPAPPPPTQEQGDSAKDGNESKDSAMENPRQAEEEKSGPSRWRRVRSPVLLLLSLFRLRHGNQDQQNKQPTITPPPTEDDSAGDVPHKPATEKEEGEGSKRRRHEEEASVSASGRKEAPPREPHQTKRRKSLQRTERVLPPEGVVGSQADANPSPMKRKFQNACRLVKNTMSWYRRHRDPENVEDPDEEAAVEKEKLAEAKPSTSPPEEAETKSKQEDQMDHSTKQPSPPAQEGQSSPIPKKMPQWAEEGLELTLEESCMMLLESEFGNRLNDMQQQCLLTLSVFPVGSKVKNHAVTYWWSTLFKLPPEKGVEKADEIFSMLSGGGFLEPIKNPCSEVIHGCRVNPLVHWMVKRMSREKGLADLDNCGNPADVQPKSKVLCLTRGNRDQMQKLRDDDDPQARIRPSPTKAPPQGKVEAGAPREDQQDKTKHEAEDLQATILLFRYRRKKVILNISAHVYRLPKPLLIKLADQLEVLQLGRWGNYDDETYMEVGALESLSSIGKLKNLRYLSLRGLSRLTDLPSELRQLRRLAILDARGCQNLVSVPSATVQKLKGLTHLDLTECFMLEHIGRGVSALSELRVFKGFVFGVGKRRRDACRLQHLAKLKKLRKLNINVTTDANVEKDEMAQLGKLASLESLTVTWGEWPSVLLDDCKKDQMDELRKRWTSLRLPPGLEKLDVRCYPDPELPVKRWLHVNGRTNLKKLYVRGGEVEELDIPIDNNIETLRLRYLNKFRMNWTTELLPKLNGNLKRIKRVEVVDKDLKVMRNQTKGKGEDKLKNENEKKKVNEEVERDLVLDKDLSRKIKRRMKIPESTIDENGVWVKDPKEEDAAADTTPQDDPRKAEAAAHTTPQDGPRKQEAAAETTPQDDPRVPQAAADNTAPKDDPREYAAADGTAPKDGPRKEEAAPGAAAKAENGDDGKVQTEVKGKQSSLIKGPRGENEQAAQEDRGDTSEKKKVDGGDGVKEEKDNIRTVKDKEHGIIKRDAEEHEPTVVENRMQERGEKELKEGVEKRASPTLDVAQTAAPWSGGKIKDTVIDNFTHKISEVKEEPDDRVRGAKGQDEPPTKEDKGDAGEIRKFDGGDADEPQAGEDEGHKGDSKVFDMVEEQPTVGQDGGGGVTSAADVTSSLAPQPPEPEDEENPAKLIAPAKITARTVTPPAFPPAATSVAPAAAVQAAAEPKEHGITGHGDGSTSTGTAGTE
- the LOC127334547 gene encoding uncharacterized protein isoform X3, whose protein sequence is MAEPGAEAAGGMTAPPPPPLPQNSDTPVGDATTTPPLLTDTADPVTPASTPTPPPHQTAAAETAGQPEPHQPPIQTEASGATSPQTQRQTRIGEVAGTPQLTPPPPPTPTQKSDTAVDDVTTPTPLQTETADPDTPGSTPTPPPQNQTAAAEASGAASPPTQRQTGTGEVAGSSLLTQTLSQEKTVAAGAENHLPAPPPPTQEQGDSAKDGNESKDSAMENPRQAEEEKSGPSRWRRVRSPVLLLLSLFRLRHGNQDQQNKQPTITPPPTEDDSAGDVPHKPATEKEEGEGSKRRRHEEEASVSASGRKEAPPREPHQTKRRKSLQRTERVLPPEGVVGSQADANPSPMKRKFQNACRLVKNTMSWYRRHRDPENVEDPDEEAAVEKEKLAEAKPSTSPPEEAETKSKQEDQMDHSTKQPSPPAQEGQSSPIPKKMPQWAEEGLELTLEESCMMLLESEFGNRLNDMQQQCLLTLSVFPVGSKVKNHAVTYWWSTLFKLPPEKGVEKADEIFSMLSGGGFLEPIKNPCSEVIHGCRVNPLVHWMVKRMSREKGLADLDNCGNPADVQPKSKVLCLTRGNRDQMQKLRDDDDPQARIRPSPTKAPPQGKVEAGAPREDQQDKTKHEAEDLQATILLFRYRRKKVILNISAHVYRLPKPLLIKLADQLEVLQLGRWGNYDDETYMEVGALESLSSIGKLKNLRYLSLRGLSRLTDLPSELRQLRRLAILDARGCQNLVSVPSATVQKLKGLTHLDLTECFMLEHIGRGVSALSELRVFKGFVFGVGKRRRDACRLQHLAKLKKLRKLNINVTTDANVEKDEMAQLGKLASLESLTVTWGEWPSVLLDDCKKDQMDELRKRWTSLRLPPGLEKLDVRCYPDPELPVKRWLHVNGRTNLKKLYVRGGEVEELDIPIDNNIETLRLRYLNKFRMNWTTELLPKLNGNLKRIKRVEVVDKDLKVMRNQTKGKGEDKLKNENEKKKVNEEVERDLVLDKDLSRKIKRRMKIPESTIDENGVWVKDPKEEDAAADTTPQDDPRKAEAAAHTTPQDGPRKQEAAAETTPQDDPRVPQAAADNTAPKDDPREYAAADGTAPKDGPRKEEAAPGAAAKAENGDDGKVQTEVKGKQSSLIKGPRGENEQAAQEDRGDTSEKKKVDGGDGVKEEKDNIRTVKDKEHGIIKRDAEEHEPTVVENRMQERGEKELKEGVEKRASPTLDVAQTAAPWSGGKIKDTVIDNFTHKISEVKEEPDDRVRGAKGQDEPPTKEDKGDAGEIRKFDGGDADEPQADEGHKGDSKVFDMVEEQPTVGQDGGGGVTSAADVTSSLAPQPPEPEDEENPAKLIAPAKITARTVTPPAFPPAATSVAPAAAVQAAAEPKEHGITGHGDGSTSTGTAGTE
- the LOC127334547 gene encoding uncharacterized protein isoform X1, coding for MAEPGAEAAGGMTAPPPPPLPQNSDTPVGDATTTPPLLTDTADPVTPASTPTPPPHQTAAAETAGQPEPHQPPIQTEASGATSPQTQRQTRIGEVAGTPQLTPPPPPTPTQKSDTAVDDVTTPTPLQTETADPDTPGSTPTPPPQNQTAAAEASGAASPPTQRQTGTGEVAGSSLLTQTLSQEKTVAAGAENHLPAPPPPTQEQGDSAKDGNESKDSAMENPRQAEEEKSGPSRWRRVRSPVLLLLSLFRLRHGNQDQQNKQPTITPPPTEDDSAGDVPHKPATEKEEGEGSKRRRHEEEASVSASGRKEAPPREPHQTKRRKSLQRTERVLPPEGVVGSQADANPSPMKRKFQNACRLVKNTMSWYRRHRDPENVEDPDEEAAVEKEKLAEAKPSTSPPEEAETKSKQEDQMDHSTKQPSPPAQEGQSSPIPKKMPQWAEEGLELTLEESCMMLLESEFGNRLNDMQQQCLLTLSVFPVGSKVKNHAVTYWWSTLFKLPPEKGVEKADEIFSMLSGGGFLEPIKNPCSEVIHGCRVNPLVHWMVKRMSREKGLADLDNCGNPADVQPKSKVLCLTRGNRDQMQKLRDDDDPQARIRPSPTKAPPQGKVEAGAPREDQQDKTKHEAEDLQATILLFRYRRKKVILNISAHVYRLPKPLLIKLADQLEVLQLGRWGNYDDETYMEVGALESLSSIGKLKNLRYLSLRGLSRLTDLPSELRQLRRLAILDARGCQNLVSVPSATVQKLKGLTHLDLTECFMLEHIGRGVSALSELRVFKGFVFGVGKRRRDACRLQHLAKLKKLRKLNINVTTDANVEKDEMAQLGKLASLESLTVTWGEWPSVLLDDCKKDQMDELRKRWTSLRLPPGLEKLDVRCYPDPELPVKRWLHVNGRTNLKKLYVRGGEVEELDIPIDNNIETLRLRYLNKFRMNWTTELLPKLNGNLKRIKRVEVVDKDLKVMRNQTKGKGEDKLKNENEKKKVNEEVERDLVLDKDLSRKIKRRMKIPESTIDENGVWVKDPKEEDAAADTTPQDDPRKAEAAAHTTPQDGPRKQEAAAETTPQDDPRVPQAAADNTAPKDDPREYAAADGTAPKDGPRKEEAAPGAAAKAENGDDGKVQTEVKGKQSSLIKGPRGENEQAAQEDRGDTSEKKKVDGGDGVKEEKDNIRTVKDKEHGIIKRDAEEHEPTVVENRMQERGEKELKEGVEKRASPTLDVAQTAAPWSGGKIKDTVIDNFTHKISEVKEEPDDRVRGAKGQDEPPTKEDKGDAGEIRKFDGGDADEPQAVVLASAEGEDEGHKGDSKVFDMVEEQPTVGQDGGGGVTSAADVTSSLAPQPPEPEDEENPAKLIAPAKITARTVTPPAFPPAATSVAPAAAVQAAAEPKEHGITGHGDGSTSTGTAGTE